AAATATTATTGTTTTACTTCAACTATTTCATTTTCATATCTCTAGTGTTAATGAGCTTAGTGCGTGCAAACCGGCGAGCACACACAGCCTACATAAGCGGGGCTAAGATGAATACATTGATGGACGAAACGCCAGCTGTGTCTTGACCTTGGCTCGGGAGCAGGTTACGTGAGGAGGGATACAAGTGCACAGCaatacctaaccaaacctaaagcAACCTGCCTCGGTCTCTTTTTTCAGGAATAGCGCTGAGTGACCTGTTTTTTCCCCTTCTAATTAAGCACCGTCCgttgctcaaaaaaaaaaaaaaaaaaaaaaatcaacagcaAGACCCTGACCAAGCGTTTGTCCATCGTTGCATTCATTCCACCGCCGACACACTGCAGGCACTCACCTCCTCTGCTGCCGCTGCCAGTACTGATGCACCTTgacggccgccaccaccaccacggcggcCACGGCGACGCGGCGGCTCCTGCGCCACACCCACCGTAGGCCCACCGCCGACCAGCGCGCGCCCTCAGCCGGGAAGTACATCGTTGCGTCCCTGGAAGACGGACATGTCGATTAGGCAATACCCGATGGAAATGTTAGCAAATATAAATCGTACGTGGCATTCCATTTAGTACTCAGCCAGAGGAGTAACTATCCTTGAAAATTTAAGCAGGGGTATAGCAATTTAGCTGGGTATAAAGATTAAGCTGGGGTGTAAAGATTAAGCTGGGGTTATATAGATTTAGCTGTGGTAATGAATATTAAGCTGGGGTTAAAGATCTGACACCACCGGTTTGCGATTCTCCACGTTCACGAAACACAGGTATGACACCAGGTAGATTAGCAGTTGACTTAGAGCATTGTGAGTATAGCATTCATTCGTCCTCATGACTCACACACATTCCTTATAACTTAATCTTGCTTTTCAAAGACACGTAAAGGTATTAGAATCGTCACCTCCTCTTGAAGAAGCACAGCGATATTCCCGGAAGACTGACCTGCCGTCACCACCAACACTGACTCTTGGTGTGCACTGTGCAGTGAAAGGAATTACGCACACAGTACTCGTGTGTGAGGATAACAGACTAACTGGTAACTCCCCACCTAAACCTACCACACACCACCCATAGTAATAGTGTTTCAGTGTCGTCAGGTGCTTTAGGTTATCAGTGCGGATATAAAACAACTAGATAATAAGATAGACCTGATAAAAGCACATCAGACGGATCAGGAAAGAAGCTGAAAAGGGATTCAGCATTGTAACACCATTTGAAGGACCACAGTGAAATTCCTTCCAGCTAGGCTACGTTCTATAATCATCCAAAGTTGTTCGTTTATCGGCGTCCAGAAGCGAGATAGGCTTGTGACAGCGCCCAAAAGTCCAGTCACACCTAGGTATGTCACAGTGAATCCTGAGGTGCAAAACGTCGCGGATACCCCCACAAATACAGGCTAACCTTCAGGTGACATGCGGAAAGTATTGTTGGCTCATGCGGAAAGTAGTGCTGTCTCATGCTGACTAACCATTCGTGGGGTGTTTCTACgggaagagataagagataaattGACTGCGGTGTAAAGCCAGCCAGTGTGACACAAGCTTTGGTCCGTCCCGGGAAACTCGTGAAGAAATATGTTTGTTCTTCAACCATTTAGAGATGAAAGATGCTTACGCTCAGACCATTTACAGGTGAAAAGCTTAGCTGATGATTTGACTATAGTGTGTCGAGCTACCTCTGATAGTGACATTGGAAAGGCTTGGTCTGTCCCGGGAGGCTGTCGGTGAGCTTACATTATAGACTTGCGTATCTTGTTATCATGCATCGTCATGGTGAATGCTTGTCTGGCAGAGAACCGTTAATTTATTGTTTGGTCTCTCCCTCATTGCTGATGGTGAAGCTCCTTGTGACCTTCATGAAGTCAGTCAGATATACAAAGCTTAACTGATAGACTATACTCTGATTTGATACCTTCCAGCCTTGGTGCAGGGAAAACTGATACAGagcccctctccttccctgtggTAGGCCCCAGTAGGCAACCAGGTGAACTATTTATTTCGGTAGAGAAAATATACAGCTTCAAAACAATATACACAGCTTCAAAACAGTGCAGGAATATGGACAATAGTTTACAGCACAATAATTTTAGATGTGCATGGAAAATGACAATGTTTATGCCTCATAGAAACataagaagataaatagataaagggaTATTACAGTTCATATTAAGTAATTAAGGACAattaagagagaaggggaagaaagtggagaagtaTTGTCCTTTTCACAGACAATCGgttcaacaggaggaggagaaggaagggagaggcaggaccATGGATGTCAGGGCACTGGCTGGGGCGGGTCGAGACAGGCGTTCCAGTCCGGCCAGAACTTGTCCCGAACACGCAGGACGTACGCCCGCAGGTTGGGGAAGTCACCtgttgaggggagagggaagcatACGATAATTTGAAGTAACAACGGtaacaatataaagaaaatgaagaaactaGCGGAGTCAAGGAGAACCATAGTATAAGAAGAAGGAACAATGCGATAAGTTAAAGTACCAAcgataaaacaatatataaaataagttagtgaagaagaggagacttaaaagaaaaggaaaaaaacaaagtacgTATGAGATGAAGGTGAGAGGGGCGAAAGAGACCATGAGatttaaggagagaaaaaaacaataatataaaactaAGAACGTATGAGAGAAGCGAGAGAGGCCAAGCgactaagaagagaaagaacgataACAAAACTGAGAACATATGAGAGTGGTGTGAGGGGGAGCAAGAGAGAACACACAGCACTCACTCTCCAGCATCCTGAGGTAGGGCGACCCGCGACAGCAGTACATCACCTGACACAAGAATCCGAATACCGTGCAGTCCACCTCAGTCGGCTTCTCGCCCATGAGGTAATCCTTCTCGCCTGGAAGAGGAGTCATTGTTAATTAAGCGGTTCATATACATAACACGATCGGAGTTCTGAAGAGATTTGTGGAACACTGGGAGATAAATAATGAATAGAAGTATGAGGAGACGAAGCCTGAAACTAACTGtgcaaggaaatgaaaaggaaatattaaCTCTTCGTTATTGAAGACGTAAAAGTACTTCTAGAAATATGGAACTGTTTATCACTTAACCAGGtgaggaaacggaaaataaagaagaaagggaaaaggagaataatagaagaaaaagaagaggaaaaaaaggaaaaggagaaaaatagaagagtaaAGAGTATGAGAAAGTATAAGAGAAAAAACttattgaaggggaggaggaggaggaggaggaggaggaggagaagcagtagaaccaaagcaacaaaaaataacaacaaaacacgGGAATGTCAAGTGCATAAAAGAATTTGTgcgttaaaataaatagaaaaggcaGGTATATTTAACCCCATTTACCTGCACTCATTACCAGGCACTTTATAATCAGGTGTCCACGGAGGCAAGTGACCTGAACCAAACAACCAAACACCATGTCGGCACACTCCCTCCATGACCCACCCATGACTCACCCAGGTAGGCAGAGAGAGCAGCGAGgtcctgtctgcctgtgtgttcTATCTCCGTGCTGGTGTGGCGGCCCATCCCCTGCTGCCACAACGCTTTCTTTGTCTTGCTAGTAATCGCCCTCACTGCAAACCTGAATATGAAGGGCAACTGCATCTCTCTGACCAGCGCCCGGCCCTTGTCGACCACGAAGAGCCAGTGCACCAAGGCCCtggcaaggagagaggaagagatttaTCAGTATAACATGACAGCCGTAAGTGTAGTCATTGTGATATGtttaaaaaggaagatgaaaaatattaaTATTATGAAAAACGACTCCCGTCAATGGAATAATAATGAATGGCATATCTGAGAGGGGTGGAACAGAAATTGTTAAAAACGTGTCTGAGAAAGATGGGAAAGATGGATTATTACTGAAACACGGCAGCCGTTGATGGAAGAATTATTAAGACGTGTTccaggaggaagggaacgaggaaccATTGGACCGAGACTTATTATATAAGTTTGAGAGCATAAAAAATTAACAGCAATTTAAGATAAATTCAGACTCAAGAAGGACATGGGCAAGaataattggtttaccaacagagtggtggataagtggaacaGGCTTGCCTGTCATGTTTTGAGCGCCAGTATGATAAATACATTCAAAacgttagataaattcatggatagtgagtctaggtggggttaggttcacttAATCTCTTGCTCGCTCTCGTGCTCGctggctctctcgctctctcaccaGAAGAAGTTGCTCTCCAGCGTGTTCCTGAAGGCGtgcgccaccgccttctcctcgcCGCTCAGGTGGGCGCTCAGGTCCTTGGCGAACTTGGTCCCTAGGTAGTCCATGATGAACTGGGAGTCCGCCAAGTCCTCGCCGTTCAGGGTGATCCACGGGCACTTGCCTTTGGAGCCAAATGGCTCCTCGTAGTCCACCTGGAGGAGAGGAGCAGGTCATGCTTTTATAggattcccccccaccccccttatgTTATTTTAGATTTATTGCAAGCTTTACCCACAATTATGGATTGATTAGTTTATCTCGAATGGATGATTTATCATGAAGCTaactttcttttataattttagGTATTTTATTCCACAAAAGAATGTTACACTAATTTATCTAAATATtcaattattttcatacattttcctGCGGAGATCAATGTTATTCAGCATTTCTATGTACGTGAAAATTAAACGAACATCATTCATTATTCATTAAAAGTAAAATTTACTTCCCCACGGCCAAACTCTGATGTCAGTCTGCATATTCCTGCCAGTAACGTAATGATCCTTCCGCCGCGTGCTGCCGCTACTGAATGAACTACTGACGGTAACTGTCAGGCGGCTAAACACTTAAGAGGTGACTCGTCATAttctttcatacacacacacacacacacacacacacacacacacacacacacacacacacacacacacacacacacacacacacacaacacattcaGCTCATATACCTCTGTCAGCCTTCCTTAAAGACACACCCACCTCGTACTTGATTTCAGCCATCCTCAAGTACGTCTCCAGCTTGAGCACGAAGGGAGACAGGTTGGGGCAGGCGGCCCCCCGGGGAA
The window above is part of the Eriocheir sinensis breed Jianghai 21 chromosome 52, ASM2467909v1, whole genome shotgun sequence genome. Proteins encoded here:
- the LOC126983065 gene encoding failed axon connections homolog, with translation MYFAAEGARWSAVGLRWVWCRTRRVAVAAVVVAAAVKVHQYWQRQQRRKRWAEAGKDVVVLHTFPRGAACPNLSPFVLKLETYLRMAEIKYEVDYEEPFGSKGKCPWITLNGEDLADSQFIMDYLGTKFAKDLSAHLSGEEKAVAHAFRNTLESNFFWALVHWLFVVDKGRALVREMQLPFIFRFAVRAITSKTKKALWQQGMGRHTSTEIEHTGRQDLAALSAYLGEKDYLMGEKPTEVDCTVFGFLCQVMYCCRGSPYLRMLESDFPNLRAYVLRVRDKFWPDWNACLDPPQPVP